Proteins encoded together in one Gemmatimonadota bacterium DH-78 window:
- a CDS encoding peptide chain release factor-like protein has translation MDTDWRMPDDDEALLAECEVHTFRSGGPGGQHQNTTESGVRLVHLPSGVRVESRSERSQHRNRRIALERLREKLVDLATPETPRRATRVPRSEKRRRLDEKKRRSQVKKMRRRPPREPD, from the coding sequence ATGGACACGGACTGGCGGATGCCCGACGACGACGAGGCCCTGCTCGCCGAGTGCGAGGTGCACACCTTTCGCTCGGGGGGCCCCGGAGGCCAGCACCAGAACACCACCGAGTCGGGGGTGCGCCTGGTGCACCTGCCCTCGGGGGTGAGGGTGGAGTCGCGCAGCGAGCGGAGCCAGCACCGCAACCGGCGCATCGCCCTGGAGCGGCTGCGCGAGAAGCTCGTCGATCTCGCCACCCCCGAGACGCCCCGACGCGCCACGCGGGTGCCCCGCAGCGAGAAGCGCCGGCGCCTCGACGAGAAGAAGCGGCGGAGCCAGGTGAAGAAGATGCGGCGCCGGCCTCCGAGAGAGCCCGACTGA
- a CDS encoding pitrilysin family protein has translation MMRGVLWSTVSLLALAGASCTPDEATSGGSDAGPAAVSVDYERYELDNGLDVILHVDRSDPLAAVAMTFHVGSAREVEGRTGFAHLFEHLFFLDSENLGPGGLDRLMTRIGSSTNGSTSRDRTNYYEVVPIDGLEKAIWAEADKLGWFINTVTEDVVAKEKQVVKNEKRQSVDNNPYGHASYVIDRALYPEGHPYRWQVIGSLADLDAATLDDVKDFHSRWYGPDNATLVIAGDLDVDATKAWVERYFGEIPSRPTPERPAPPEVALDGGRLLFHEDNFARLPQLQLAWPSVPVYHPDSYALDVLGAILTDGKTSPFYEVIVEEQELAPAVGAFNSAQELAGRFTLTVRAYPDVDLDAVRAAVDTAFDRFEAEGVPAGELERIKARTETGFYAGLSSAIGKAFSLAQYNIFAGDPGFLQQDLERTLAVTADDVMRVYREYIADRPSVAVSFVPLGAADLALEGSERAEVEVEPIVLGAEAEVVIDDRGDIERTPSRIDRSVEPPFGPAPVLRAPAVWEADLDNGVAVLGIADTELPLVQFELTMRGGLLLEDPARVGVANLLAESMTEGTAGRTPAELEAAIDLLGASIGVSSGRESFTIRGSTLARNYTETMALVEEILLEPRFDSAQFELARQRVQSALQQQAASPGSIGGQVFRSLVFGDHLLARNPLGSPESIAAITLDDLRDFHRRTLVPEMAAFHVAGAVERDEVLASLEGLQSRWTGEAPSFPPAPEWDPARAGLYFVDVPDAAQSVLNIGYLAMPETDDAYWPATVMNFRLGGGGFASDLTQQLREGQGYTYGIGSGFQGTNLPGPFSISSSVRSNVTYEALALIKDIVDGYGPTFDEADLEATQSFLLRTNARAFETLGAKVGVLGDMSAYGFPADYLLAREATVRDMTVDDVRALAAEHLDTESMIWLVVGDARTQMDRLDALGLGPAVLLDRDGRPR, from the coding sequence ATGATGCGTGGTGTGCTGTGGTCGACCGTCTCGCTCCTGGCGCTCGCCGGGGCCTCCTGTACTCCCGACGAGGCCACTTCGGGCGGATCCGACGCGGGCCCGGCGGCCGTCTCCGTCGACTACGAACGATACGAGCTGGACAACGGGCTCGACGTGATCCTGCACGTGGATCGCTCCGATCCGCTCGCCGCGGTCGCCATGACCTTCCACGTGGGTTCCGCCCGCGAAGTGGAGGGGCGCACCGGCTTCGCGCACCTCTTCGAACACCTCTTCTTTCTCGACTCGGAGAACCTCGGCCCCGGCGGGCTCGACCGCCTGATGACCCGCATCGGGAGTTCCACCAACGGATCGACCAGTCGCGACCGCACCAACTACTACGAGGTGGTTCCGATCGACGGGCTCGAGAAGGCGATCTGGGCCGAGGCCGACAAGCTCGGGTGGTTCATCAACACCGTCACCGAAGACGTGGTCGCGAAGGAGAAGCAGGTCGTCAAGAACGAGAAGCGCCAGAGCGTCGACAACAATCCCTACGGGCATGCGAGCTACGTGATCGACCGCGCGCTCTACCCCGAAGGGCATCCCTACCGCTGGCAGGTGATCGGCTCGCTCGCCGACCTCGATGCCGCCACCCTGGACGACGTGAAGGACTTCCACTCGCGGTGGTACGGACCCGACAACGCCACACTGGTGATCGCGGGTGACCTCGACGTCGACGCCACGAAGGCGTGGGTCGAGCGGTACTTCGGCGAGATCCCCTCGCGCCCGACGCCGGAGCGACCCGCACCCCCGGAGGTGGCACTCGACGGCGGCCGGCTGCTCTTCCACGAAGACAACTTCGCGCGACTTCCGCAGCTGCAGCTCGCCTGGCCCTCGGTGCCCGTCTACCACCCCGACAGCTACGCACTCGACGTGCTCGGGGCGATTCTGACCGACGGCAAGACCTCGCCCTTCTACGAGGTGATCGTGGAGGAGCAGGAGCTGGCGCCGGCGGTCGGGGCCTTCAACTCGGCGCAGGAGCTGGCCGGGCGATTCACCCTCACCGTTCGCGCCTATCCGGACGTCGATCTCGATGCCGTGCGTGCGGCGGTCGATACCGCCTTCGACCGCTTCGAGGCCGAGGGCGTGCCCGCCGGTGAGCTCGAGCGCATCAAGGCCCGTACCGAGACCGGGTTCTACGCGGGCCTCTCCAGCGCCATCGGCAAGGCCTTCAGTCTCGCCCAGTACAACATCTTCGCGGGCGATCCCGGGTTTCTGCAGCAGGATCTCGAGCGCACGCTCGCCGTCACCGCCGACGACGTGATGCGCGTCTATCGCGAGTACATCGCCGATCGACCCTCGGTGGCCGTCAGCTTCGTGCCCCTGGGGGCGGCCGACCTCGCCCTCGAGGGATCGGAGCGCGCCGAGGTCGAGGTGGAGCCGATCGTGCTCGGCGCCGAGGCCGAGGTGGTGATCGACGACCGGGGCGACATCGAGCGCACTCCCTCGCGGATCGACCGCTCGGTGGAGCCGCCCTTCGGTCCGGCGCCGGTGCTTCGAGCCCCCGCCGTGTGGGAGGCCGACCTCGACAACGGAGTGGCGGTGCTCGGCATCGCCGACACCGAGCTGCCGCTGGTGCAGTTCGAACTCACCATGCGCGGCGGACTTCTGCTCGAAGACCCGGCCCGGGTAGGGGTGGCCAACCTGCTCGCGGAGTCGATGACGGAGGGCACCGCCGGGCGGACACCCGCCGAGCTCGAAGCGGCGATCGACCTTCTCGGGGCGAGCATCGGCGTGTCGTCGGGTCGGGAGTCGTTCACGATCCGGGGAAGCACGCTGGCCCGCAACTACACGGAGACGATGGCCCTCGTGGAGGAGATCCTGCTGGAGCCCCGCTTCGACTCCGCCCAGTTCGAGTTGGCCCGCCAGCGGGTTCAGAGCGCCCTTCAGCAGCAGGCGGCCAGCCCGGGAAGCATCGGTGGTCAGGTGTTCCGGTCGCTGGTGTTCGGCGATCATCTGCTCGCCCGCAACCCGCTCGGTTCCCCCGAGAGCATCGCGGCGATCACACTCGACGACCTGCGCGACTTCCACCGGCGGACGCTGGTACCCGAGATGGCGGCATTCCATGTGGCGGGTGCCGTGGAGCGCGACGAAGTGCTCGCCTCGCTCGAGGGACTGCAGTCCCGCTGGACCGGCGAGGCGCCCTCCTTCCCGCCGGCCCCGGAGTGGGACCCCGCGCGCGCCGGACTGTACTTCGTGGACGTGCCCGATGCCGCGCAGTCGGTCCTGAACATCGGCTACCTCGCCATGCCCGAGACCGACGACGCGTACTGGCCGGCCACGGTCATGAACTTCCGGCTCGGGGGCGGAGGGTTCGCCTCCGACCTCACCCAGCAGCTCCGCGAGGGCCAGGGCTACACCTACGGCATCGGATCGGGTTTCCAGGGCACGAATCTGCCCGGACCCTTCTCGATCTCGTCGTCGGTCCGGTCGAACGTCACCTACGAGGCGCTCGCACTGATCAAGGACATCGTGGACGGGTACGGCCCCACCTTCGACGAGGCGGATCTGGAGGCCACCCAGAGCTTCCTTCTCCGCACCAACGCGAGAGCCTTCGAGACGCTGGGCGCGAAGGTGGGGGTGCTGGGCGACATGAGCGCCTACGGCTTCCCGGCCGACTATCTGCTCGCCCGCGAGGCGACGGTGCGCGACATGACGGTGGACGATGTTCGGGCGCTCGCTGCCGAGCATCTCGATACCGAGTCGATGATCTGGCTGGTGGTGGGCGACGCGCGCACCCAGATGGACCGCCTCGACGCCCTCGGGCTGGGGCCGGCGGTGCTGCTCGATCGCGACGGCCGGCCGCGCTGA
- a CDS encoding PAS domain-containing protein, which produces MTAQHGESAAAPETIRLLLVEDDPTDAEFTRAMLSQIRHARVVVRWVTRLDEALDRLRSGDHDVALVDYHLGAENGLDLVRRATRLELPTPMILLTGKGSREVDLEAQDAGAADYLVKGRIDPDGLERALRYTLERTRSLRALQASEARYRALFDHLPLGLYRCTPEGGFVDANPALVQLLGKPGPDELRGRHAASFFVDPSDVQRLRERLAEEGVVRGFASWLERSDGFHVPVRTTVRAHRGAAGTVEYIEGVVEDVREVESVHRLRVGGARARALFESLGLPLALCDAGGGVLDLSPALAARLGGNPTPWVARPLDPIVGDAGAGAWRKALAGFASGHQAPVAFDVEFPDGEPGRCLCVPVPGEDGDTAEVLVSFVSTGP; this is translated from the coding sequence ATGACTGCACAGCACGGGGAATCAGCGGCGGCCCCCGAGACGATCCGCCTCCTGCTGGTGGAGGACGATCCCACCGACGCCGAGTTCACGCGGGCGATGCTCTCCCAGATCCGCCACGCCCGAGTGGTGGTGCGCTGGGTGACCCGCCTCGACGAAGCCCTCGATCGACTCCGGTCCGGCGACCACGACGTGGCGCTGGTCGACTACCACCTCGGTGCGGAGAACGGCCTCGACCTGGTGCGCCGCGCCACCCGTCTCGAACTGCCCACCCCCATGATCCTGCTGACCGGAAAGGGATCGCGCGAGGTGGATCTCGAGGCTCAGGACGCCGGAGCGGCCGACTATCTGGTGAAGGGGCGCATCGATCCCGACGGGCTCGAACGCGCCCTGCGCTACACCCTCGAGCGCACCCGCAGCCTGCGCGCGCTGCAGGCGAGCGAGGCCCGCTACCGCGCACTCTTCGACCACCTGCCGCTCGGTCTCTACCGGTGCACGCCCGAGGGGGGCTTCGTCGACGCCAACCCCGCGCTCGTGCAGCTGCTGGGCAAGCCCGGACCCGACGAGCTTCGGGGCCGACACGCCGCCTCCTTCTTCGTCGACCCCTCCGATGTGCAGCGACTCCGCGAACGCCTGGCCGAAGAGGGGGTGGTGCGGGGCTTCGCGAGCTGGCTCGAGCGCAGCGACGGGTTTCACGTGCCGGTGCGGACCACCGTGCGGGCCCACCGCGGCGCGGCGGGAACGGTGGAGTACATCGAGGGGGTCGTGGAAGATGTGCGCGAGGTGGAGAGCGTGCATCGCCTCCGCGTGGGTGGAGCGCGGGCCCGGGCGCTGTTCGAGTCGCTCGGCCTTCCCCTCGCGCTCTGCGACGCCGGCGGGGGCGTACTCGACCTCTCGCCTGCCCTCGCGGCGCGCCTGGGCGGCAACCCCACCCCCTGGGTGGCCCGCCCCCTCGATCCGATCGTCGGCGATGCGGGAGCCGGCGCGTGGAGGAAGGCCCTTGCCGGATTCGCCTCGGGGCATCAGGCTCCGGTCGCCTTCGACGTCGAGTTTCCCGACGGCGAGCCCGGCCGATGCCTGTGCGTGCCGGTGCCGGGCGAGGACGGCGACACGGCGGAGGTGCTCGTGTCGTTCGTCTCCACGGGCCCGTAG
- a CDS encoding carboxypeptidase — translation MRSLLLRLRAGAVALAALAPASGAAQVAPDFNADTAVVTTHSVTIGGTSVPYTAEVGYLPVMEDDGTVLAALFYTWYERTDVDDKVSRPLVVSFNGGPGSGSLWMHIGYTGPRMLEIDDEGYPIMPYGMRDNPHSILDVADIVYVNPVNVGYSRIVGDAERSRFFGVNEDIRYLSDWIRTFVTRKGRWASPKYLIGESYGTTRASGLARELQNSEWMYLNGVILVSPTGLGVERAGPVGDALALPNYTATAWYHGQLDSDLQSRPIVDVLAEVEEYTLDRLLPALARGGSLTEAERREVATEVARWSGTSPEWVLAHNLRPNVGEFRKELLRDEGFTVGRLDARYKGRDRRDAGQGYDYDPALAAWNHAFSPAINIYMSEELGWSTDLQYFLFGPVNPWNRNGDDTGEDLRQAMSENPYLHLLVQGGYYDGGTDYFSAKYTMWNLDPAGRLQDRMRFTGYESGHMMYLRADDLPTSNQDIRDFILWSLEATQGAAGYR, via the coding sequence ATGCGCTCTCTGCTTCTCCGCCTCCGGGCCGGAGCGGTCGCCCTCGCGGCGCTCGCTCCGGCTTCGGGGGCCGCTCAGGTGGCCCCCGACTTCAACGCCGATACGGCCGTCGTCACCACCCACTCGGTCACGATCGGCGGCACCTCGGTGCCGTACACCGCCGAGGTCGGCTACCTGCCGGTCATGGAAGACGACGGCACCGTGCTCGCGGCCCTGTTCTACACCTGGTACGAGCGCACCGACGTCGACGACAAGGTGTCGCGTCCGCTCGTCGTGTCGTTCAACGGCGGCCCGGGGTCGGGGTCGCTCTGGATGCATATCGGCTACACCGGTCCGCGCATGCTCGAGATCGACGACGAGGGTTATCCGATCATGCCCTACGGCATGCGGGACAACCCCCACTCGATTCTCGACGTGGCCGACATCGTCTACGTGAACCCCGTGAACGTGGGGTATTCGCGCATCGTGGGCGACGCGGAGCGGTCGCGCTTCTTCGGCGTGAACGAAGACATCCGCTACCTCTCCGACTGGATTCGGACCTTCGTCACCCGCAAGGGTCGGTGGGCCTCGCCCAAGTACCTGATCGGCGAGAGCTACGGCACCACGCGGGCATCGGGGCTCGCGCGGGAGCTGCAGAACTCGGAGTGGATGTACCTGAACGGCGTGATCCTCGTCTCCCCCACCGGGCTGGGGGTCGAACGGGCCGGGCCGGTGGGCGACGCGCTGGCGCTGCCCAACTACACGGCCACCGCCTGGTACCACGGTCAGCTCGACTCCGACCTCCAGAGCCGCCCGATCGTCGACGTGCTCGCCGAGGTCGAGGAGTACACCCTCGATCGGCTGCTTCCCGCCCTCGCCCGCGGGGGGTCGCTCACCGAGGCGGAGCGCCGCGAAGTGGCGACGGAGGTGGCTCGCTGGTCGGGCACGTCGCCGGAGTGGGTGCTCGCGCACAACCTGCGCCCCAACGTGGGCGAGTTTCGCAAGGAGCTGCTGCGCGACGAGGGATTCACCGTCGGTCGGCTCGACGCTCGGTACAAGGGTCGAGACCGCCGCGACGCCGGGCAGGGGTACGACTACGATCCCGCACTCGCCGCCTGGAATCACGCCTTCTCGCCGGCCATCAACATCTACATGTCCGAGGAGCTCGGCTGGAGCACCGATCTGCAGTACTTCCTCTTCGGTCCGGTGAATCCCTGGAATCGCAACGGCGACGACACCGGCGAGGACCTCCGCCAGGCCATGTCGGAGAATCCCTACCTCCATCTGCTCGTGCAGGGTGGCTACTACGACGGGGGCACCGACTATTTCAGCGCGAAGTACACCATGTGGAATCTGGATCCGGCGGGTCGTCTGCAGGACCGCATGCGATTCACCGGCTACGAGAGCGGCCACATGATGTACCTGCGGGCCGATGACCTGCCCACCTCGAACCAGGACATCCGCGACTTCATTCTCTGGTCGCTCGAGGCCACGCAGGGGGCGGCCGGATACCGCTGA
- a CDS encoding transglycosylase domain-containing protein, with product MPRSPDASPAEAPSPPESAPSRWRWLRIALLVVGGALLIGVPLVIWEASTSTLQARWFSARGRDLDWTVRAGPSARIRFPSEGPWDVRLGYVALPAMIERARDQGFSVTAQAVVTEAFQQRVDAGWYPVYPEKSRGGLVVRDRRSRLLHTSPNPARVYESFPAIPREVWGSLLYIENRNFLDSEAPRLNPAVDWPRLTRAVGELGLSVLGSERNVPGGSTLATQLEKFRHSPGGLTGSVLDKARQMEAAAMRAYIDGPETLRDRQETVRDYLNSVPLAAQRGHGEVVGLADGLRAWFGTPFDSANALLLNPPADDEGAEARAKVFRQVLSLLVAHRRPSFYLAQERGNEELGQLTDAYLRLMARDSVIDGSLARQALGAEVEILRRAPEPDPVPFVERKASTAVRTALLPLLGSSGLYELDRLDLSVRTTLDMTWQTGVAQLFDQLHDPAFVASGPFGAFRLLGTNDPTRVLYSFTLLERTDMGLAVRVQNDNFDGPFNLTSAGRLELGSTAKLRTLVSYLQVVAALHDRLAPMAATSIDSVRVADDDPLTAWAVQRMRARPGTTKRQLLDEAMLRTYSANPAQRFLTGGGVQTFSNFDATHNNRRMTVQEAFDQSVNLPFVRMMRELVQYFMYLEPGSTAYVLEAVDDPARQAYLERFADQEGRAFTRDFYRRYDGVAPDSILHRMVEDRALGPTRTAWAFRAVQPDAAPEAFEAFLRATTPLAGLTPGVVEDLFTQTDPAPHDINDLGYLARIHPLELWVVQRLLEDPATELQTLLDEGAAVRREVYEWLFRTSRRNAQDTRIRSILELESFRLIHRQWQRLGYPFADIVPSLGTSIGSSGDRPMALAELLGILINRGVRQPVVRVEELLFADGTPFETRMRRNEVRGEQVLDPVVAEVALLAMQGVVQRGTARRAAGSVTDADGTPVVMGAKTGTGDNRYRVYAPGGALVESRAVNRTATLVFTLADRYVGVVTAYVPGPDADAYAFTSALPSEIFRAIGPVLSPLPGVSRVDAATAPNSISAAPGGAPPVP from the coding sequence ATGCCCCGCAGCCCCGACGCATCGCCCGCCGAAGCCCCGTCCCCTCCCGAGTCCGCGCCCTCTCGCTGGCGCTGGCTCCGGATCGCGCTGCTCGTGGTGGGGGGCGCGCTCCTGATCGGCGTTCCCCTGGTGATCTGGGAGGCCTCCACCTCCACCCTTCAGGCCCGGTGGTTCTCCGCCCGCGGCCGCGATCTCGACTGGACCGTGCGGGCCGGGCCGAGCGCTCGGATCCGTTTTCCCTCGGAGGGGCCGTGGGACGTGCGGCTGGGATACGTGGCGCTTCCGGCCATGATCGAGCGGGCCCGTGACCAGGGCTTCTCCGTCACCGCCCAGGCGGTGGTGACCGAGGCCTTCCAGCAGCGGGTGGACGCGGGCTGGTATCCGGTGTACCCCGAGAAGTCCCGCGGGGGGCTGGTGGTGCGCGATCGGCGCAGCCGGCTGCTCCACACCTCGCCCAACCCCGCGCGGGTATACGAGTCGTTTCCCGCGATTCCGAGGGAGGTGTGGGGGAGTCTGCTCTATATCGAGAATCGCAATTTCCTGGACTCCGAGGCGCCCCGACTCAACCCGGCCGTCGACTGGCCCCGACTCACGCGCGCGGTGGGGGAACTGGGGTTGAGCGTGCTCGGAAGCGAGCGAAACGTGCCGGGGGGGAGCACCCTCGCGACCCAGCTCGAGAAATTCCGACACTCGCCCGGCGGGCTCACGGGGTCGGTGCTCGACAAGGCGCGACAGATGGAGGCGGCTGCGATGCGCGCCTACATCGACGGACCCGAGACGCTGCGGGATCGGCAGGAGACGGTGCGCGACTACCTCAACTCGGTACCCCTCGCGGCGCAGCGCGGACACGGCGAGGTGGTGGGGCTGGCCGACGGGCTGCGCGCCTGGTTCGGCACGCCCTTCGACAGTGCCAACGCGCTCCTGCTCAACCCTCCCGCCGACGACGAGGGGGCGGAGGCGCGCGCGAAGGTCTTCCGCCAGGTGCTGAGCCTGCTCGTGGCGCATCGTCGCCCCTCCTTCTATCTCGCGCAGGAGCGCGGCAACGAAGAGCTCGGCCAGCTGACGGACGCCTACCTTCGGCTCATGGCGCGCGACAGCGTGATCGACGGGTCGCTGGCGCGGCAGGCGCTGGGGGCCGAGGTCGAGATCCTGCGACGCGCGCCGGAGCCCGATCCGGTGCCCTTCGTGGAGCGCAAGGCGTCGACCGCGGTCCGCACGGCCCTGCTCCCGCTCCTCGGGTCGAGTGGCCTGTACGAACTCGATCGCCTGGACCTGTCGGTGCGCACGACCCTCGACATGACCTGGCAGACGGGGGTGGCACAGCTGTTCGATCAGCTGCACGACCCCGCCTTCGTGGCGTCGGGTCCGTTCGGCGCGTTTCGGTTGCTCGGCACGAACGACCCCACCCGGGTGCTCTACAGCTTCACCCTGCTCGAGCGCACCGACATGGGCCTCGCCGTGCGGGTGCAGAACGACAACTTCGACGGGCCGTTCAACCTCACGTCGGCGGGGCGTCTCGAACTCGGGTCCACCGCCAAGCTGCGCACCCTCGTCAGCTATCTGCAGGTGGTGGCGGCGCTGCACGACCGGCTCGCGCCGATGGCCGCGACCTCGATCGACAGCGTGCGGGTGGCCGACGACGATCCGCTCACCGCCTGGGCGGTGCAGCGCATGCGGGCCCGACCCGGCACGACGAAACGGCAGTTGCTCGACGAGGCCATGCTGCGCACCTACTCGGCGAATCCGGCCCAGCGGTTTCTGACCGGGGGCGGGGTGCAGACCTTCTCCAACTTCGACGCCACCCACAACAACCGTCGGATGACGGTGCAGGAGGCTTTCGACCAGTCGGTGAACCTGCCGTTCGTACGCATGATGCGGGAGCTGGTGCAGTACTTCATGTACCTGGAGCCCGGCTCGACGGCCTACGTGCTGGAGGCGGTGGACGACCCCGCGCGGCAGGCGTACCTCGAGCGGTTCGCCGATCAGGAGGGGAGGGCCTTCACCCGCGACTTCTACCGCCGCTACGACGGGGTGGCTCCCGACTCGATCCTGCACCGGATGGTGGAGGACCGCGCCCTGGGCCCCACGCGTACGGCCTGGGCCTTCCGGGCGGTGCAGCCGGACGCCGCTCCCGAGGCCTTCGAGGCGTTTCTCCGGGCCACCACGCCCCTGGCGGGGCTCACCCCGGGGGTGGTGGAAGACCTGTTCACGCAGACCGACCCCGCCCCTCACGACATCAACGACCTCGGCTACCTCGCGCGGATCCACCCCCTCGAACTGTGGGTGGTCCAGCGCCTGCTCGAAGATCCCGCCACCGAGCTCCAGACGCTGCTCGACGAGGGGGCGGCGGTGCGCCGCGAGGTGTACGAGTGGCTCTTCCGGACCTCGCGCAGGAACGCGCAGGACACCCGGATCCGCTCCATCCTCGAGCTCGAGTCGTTTCGCCTGATTCACCGTCAGTGGCAGCGGCTGGGCTACCCCTTCGCCGACATCGTCCCTTCGCTGGGCACCTCGATCGGCAGCTCGGGCGACCGGCCGATGGCGCTGGCCGAGCTGCTCGGCATTCTGATCAACCGCGGCGTCCGACAGCCGGTGGTTCGCGTGGAGGAGCTGCTCTTCGCCGACGGTACGCCCTTCGAAACCCGGATGCGGCGCAACGAAGTGCGTGGAGAGCAGGTGCTCGACCCCGTGGTGGCGGAGGTGGCGCTCCTGGCCATGCAGGGGGTGGTCCAGCGCGGCACCGCCCGCCGCGCGGCGGGCAGCGTGACCGATGCCGACGGGACGCCCGTGGTGATGGGCGCCAAGACCGGCACGGGCGACAATCGCTACCGCGTGTATGCGCCGGGCGGCGCCCTGGTGGAGTCGCGGGCCGTGAACCGCACGGCCACCCTCGTCTTCACCCTGGCCGATCGCTACGTGGGCGTCGTCACCGCCTACGTGCCGGGGCCCGACGCCGATGCCTACGCCTTCACGAGCGCCCTGCCGTCGGAGATCTTCCGCGCCATCGGGCCCGTGCTGAGCCCGTTGCCGGGGGTGTCTCGCGTTGACGCCGCTACGGCGCCCAACTCAATTTCCGCCGCACCGGGGGGCGCTCCACCGGTGCCGTGA
- a CDS encoding AI-2E family transporter translates to MIFDRSDQNPGARFLLMAASGVVVVWGLQFAAPILRPFALALFLAILSLPIVLWLVRRRVPGPLAILFAVVVVVGVFGLLILLASQSLPDLQTRMQRYGVSLEALWERVIAALSDWANRPLDSMLGTQLIEPQRLVELAQNTVTVTATIVSQAFLVLLVMVFVLAEATVFPAKLRALSDGSALGEERLAKVVGEIQSYLGIKTVISLATGLLLGGFCWVMDLDFPVLLGLVAFALNYVPTVGSIIAAVPALLLSLILHGTVGHALGVGAGYVVVNTVFGNIIEPSLMGRRLGLSPLVVVLSLLFWNFVWGPLGALLSVPLTMILKIWLENTQDLRWVAVLLDKQAPSSSSADLGGPADVDSDPGV, encoded by the coding sequence ATGATCTTCGACCGCAGCGATCAGAACCCCGGCGCCCGGTTCCTGCTCATGGCGGCGTCGGGTGTCGTGGTGGTGTGGGGACTCCAGTTCGCCGCGCCCATCCTGCGGCCCTTCGCGCTGGCCCTCTTCCTGGCGATCCTCAGCCTGCCGATCGTGCTCTGGCTCGTCCGGCGCCGCGTGCCGGGGCCGCTGGCGATCCTCTTCGCCGTGGTCGTCGTCGTCGGGGTGTTCGGGCTGCTGATCCTGCTGGCGAGTCAGTCGCTTCCCGACCTCCAGACGCGGATGCAACGCTACGGCGTGAGTCTCGAGGCGCTGTGGGAACGGGTGATCGCCGCCCTCTCGGACTGGGCGAACCGGCCCCTCGACTCGATGCTCGGCACGCAGCTGATCGAGCCGCAGCGGCTCGTGGAGCTGGCTCAGAACACCGTCACGGTCACCGCCACCATCGTCTCTCAGGCCTTTCTGGTGCTGCTGGTGATGGTCTTCGTGCTCGCCGAAGCCACCGTCTTTCCGGCCAAACTGCGCGCACTGAGCGACGGCTCGGCCCTCGGCGAGGAGCGGCTCGCGAAGGTGGTGGGGGAGATCCAGAGCTACCTCGGCATCAAGACGGTGATCAGTCTCGCCACCGGGCTGCTGCTCGGCGGCTTCTGCTGGGTGATGGACCTCGACTTTCCGGTGCTGCTGGGGCTCGTGGCCTTCGCGCTGAACTACGTTCCGACCGTGGGCTCGATCATTGCCGCCGTGCCCGCGCTCCTGCTGAGCCTGATCCTGCACGGCACGGTCGGTCACGCGCTGGGCGTGGGGGCCGGCTACGTGGTGGTGAATACCGTGTTCGGCAACATCATCGAGCCGAGTCTGATGGGGCGCCGACTCGGTCTGTCGCCCCTGGTGGTCGTGCTGTCGCTGCTCTTCTGGAACTTCGTGTGGGGACCCCTCGGCGCCCTCCTCTCGGTACCGCTGACGATGATCCTGAAGATCTGGCTCGAAAACACGCAGGATCTGCGCTGGGTGGCGGTGCTTCTCGACAAGCAGGCGCCCTCGTCGTCGTCGGCCGATCTCGGCGGACCCGCCGACGTGGATTCCGACCCCGGCGTCTGA